The nucleotide sequence CCGCCTCTTCTTCTAACGCCCCCTGCGCTATAATGCGCCCTATGAAACTCTCCCACCTGCGCCAGATCGCCGAGTACCTTCGGGACTTCAAACATATCAATGCCATCCACCGCGTGAATGACACGACGATCAAGCTCGTCCTGGGGGAGACGAGCCTCTATGCGAACATGCAGAAGGGGCATAGCTACCTGGCGATGTGCCGCCACGACATCCGGCGCAGCAAGGTCTACCAGGCCCCCTTTGACGTCATGCTGGCCAAGCGGTTCAACCGCGCCGTTATTACGGACATTTCGCTTTATAACGACGACAAGATCCTCCGTATCGAAGCGGCGGTCAGTGGGGCATACAAGCACTCCAAAACGATTCTGCAGCTTGAATTTACCGGCAAAACGACCAACGCGATCATCCTCGACGAGGATGAGGTCGTCCTCGAGGCGCTGCGCCATATCGATGCCTCCACCTCCTACCGGGTCGTGCGCGTCGGCCAGCCCCTGCTGCCGCCGCCGCCTCCGGCATTTACGCCGAAAGAGTACCCGCTCGATAACGTGGAAGCCTATCTCTACGAGGTGTGCGACCGGGAGCAGGCAGAGCGGCTGGCGGCGCTGAAGAAACAGAAGGTCGGCCTGCTGCACAAAAAGCTCCGGCGGCTCGAAAAACACCTGGACGCCCTGGAAGATGAAGCGGCACTCGAGGCGGAGGCGGCGCGGTTGCAGCACCTGGGCAACCTCACCCTGGCCAACCTCTACAAGATCAAGCCCTACCAGACGAAACTGATGCTGGACGATTACGACGGCAGCAGTGTCGAAGTGGAGCTGCCCAAGGCCTTCGCCTCGGCCCACCAGGTGAGCGACCACTTCTTCAAGCTGGCGAAGAAGACGAAGCAGAGGGCGGCGCATATGCATATCGAGCGCGAGGGGCTGGAGGGGAAAGCAAGCCATTTCGAGCACTTTATCGCGACGGTCGAAGGGGCGGCGACGGTCGAAGAGATTGCCCGCCTCTTCCCGCCCAAACAGACGGGGCGCACCAAGGAGAAGAGTGACGATGCCGTCGAGACCTTCTGGATCGAGGGGTACAAGGTGCAGCTGGGCAAGAACGAACGGGGCAACATTTTGCTGCTGCAGCGCGCCCG is from Sulfurimonas sp. HSL-1656 and encodes:
- a CDS encoding NFACT family protein; translation: MKLSHLRQIAEYLRDFKHINAIHRVNDTTIKLVLGETSLYANMQKGHSYLAMCRHDIRRSKVYQAPFDVMLAKRFNRAVITDISLYNDDKILRIEAAVSGAYKHSKTILQLEFTGKTTNAIILDEDEVVLEALRHIDASTSYRVVRVGQPLLPPPPPAFTPKEYPLDNVEAYLYEVCDREQAERLAALKKQKVGLLHKKLRRLEKHLDALEDEAALEAEAARLQHLGNLTLANLYKIKPYQTKLMLDDYDGSSVEVELPKAFASAHQVSDHFFKLAKKTKQRAAHMHIEREGLEGKASHFEHFIATVEGAATVEEIARLFPPKQTGRTKEKSDDAVETFWIEGYKVQLGKNERGNILLLQRARARDIWLHLKGRPSTHVIITTDKQKVPGSVLEAAAKLCVDFSVMSPGVFEVDYTPRREVKIQEGANVLYNKYETIAVSKQAAVPGP